From the genome of Blautia hydrogenotrophica DSM 10507:
GGTCTTTTTAACCTTATAAGCGATACCCCTGGCCAAGTTTTCGAGAGTTTCTTTTCTCCGCCTTCTATAATCTTCCGTATCTAATTTCACACGGATGTATCCCTGTCTGTTTTTATTTACTACCAAGCTCGTTAGATACTGAAGAGAATCCAGAGTCTGTCCTCTTTTACCAATCAGAATTCCCATATCGTCGCCAAGAAACTCCGCTTCCAGACAGCCGTCCTCTTTATTGTAGACAATCTTAATCTCCACATCAAGACTCATCGCCGCAAAAACTTCATCTAAGAATTTTTTTGCTCTGTTTTCGATTTCCTTTATTTCTTCTGGATTCGTGAGTATCTCTGTCTGTTTTGCTGGTTTTTCCTTCACTACTTTTTCTTTGACAGGTTTTTCTTTGATAGGCTTTTCCTTCGCTATCTTTTCTTTACCTGTCTTCTCTTTAACCTCAGCTTTTACTATATCTTGTCTTTCTTCTTTCTTATGAGTATTCTTGGTATTTTTCTCCCTGGCAGGTCTCTCTACCTGGGGTTTCTTTGAGACCTTTTCCTGCTTCAATTCTACTGTAGGATTTACA
Proteins encoded in this window:
- the jag gene encoding RNA-binding cell elongation regulator Jag/EloR is translated as MEEYIQVSAKTKNEAITKAAIELGTASDELDIIVVSEGSSGFFGIGSKPAIIKARKKAEEIIEEESLKELEKEVVETVNPTVELKQEKVSKKPQVERPAREKNTKNTHKKEERQDIVKAEVKEKTGKEKIAKEKPIKEKPVKEKVVKEKPAKQTEILTNPEEIKEIENRAKKFLDEVFAAMSLDVEIKIVYNKEDGCLEAEFLGDDMGILIGKRGQTLDSLQYLTSLVVNKNRQGYIRVKLDTEDYRRRRKETLENLARGIAYKVKKTRKAVVLEPMNPYERRIIHSALQGNRYVETTSEGEEPYRHVVVKLKRER